In Syntrophales bacterium, a single window of DNA contains:
- a CDS encoding GNAT family N-acetyltransferase, whose product METRELREGELDDLLALYSHMHASDDPLPERREVEAVWKQIRDSRSFRYLGVFVDGRLVSSCTLSIIPNLSRGCRPYGVIENVVTHAAHRRKGYGTAVLKEALVLARENRCYKVMLCTGRTSEEIGSFYESAGFDGRIKRAFLARP is encoded by the coding sequence ATGGAAACGAGAGAGCTCCGTGAAGGGGAACTGGACGACCTGCTCGCCCTCTATTCTCACATGCATGCATCCGACGATCCGCTGCCGGAAAGACGGGAGGTGGAGGCCGTCTGGAAGCAGATCCGGGACAGCCGGTCCTTCCGGTACCTGGGCGTCTTCGTGGACGGCAGGCTCGTCTCCTCCTGCACCCTGAGCATCATTCCGAATCTGAGCCGGGGCTGCCGGCCGTACGGCGTCATCGAAAACGTGGTCACCCACGCCGCACATCGCCGGAAAGGATACGGCACGGCCGTTCTGAAAGAAGCGCTGGTGCTGGCCCGGGAGAACCGCTGTTACAAGGTCATGCTGTGCACGGGACGAACAAGCGAGGAGATCGGATCGTTCTACGAATCCGCCGGGTTCGACGGCCGGATCAAGCGGGCGTTCCTGGCAAGACCATAA
- the uvrB gene encoding excinuclease ABC subunit UvrB, producing MNRFQLTSEFQPAGDQPQAIEALAEGVLKGDPHQVLLGVTGSGKTFTVAQVIQAVQRPALIMAHNKTLAAQLYGEFKALFPENAVHYFVSYYDYYQPEAYLPSTDTYIEKDSSINEEIDKLRHAATHALFERSDVIIVASVSCIYGLGSPESYSGMQVNVAEGLEIPRDDLLRHLVAIQYERNDIDFHRGTFRVRGDTVEIFPAYEEDRAVRIEFFGDMIEAISWVDPLRGKKLMKVDKMAVYPGSHYVTTRDNLERAVKDIRVELKERLSWLKEQGKLLEAQRLEQRTLFDLEMMEEMGYCQGIENYSRHLTGRRPGEPPPTLVEYLPKDALIIVDESHATIPQLNGMYRGDRSRKETLVNHGFRLPSALDNRPLRFDEYEEFPQQRLYISATPAEYEIRKARGRVVEQIIRPTGLMDPELAVKPVAGQVDDLLAEIRERTDRGERVLVTTLTKRMAEHLTRYYEELGVRVRYLHSDIQTLERVAIIRDLRLGEFDVLVGVNLLREGLDIPEVSLVAILDADKEGFLRSERSLIQTSGRAARNVAGRVILYADRETQAIRACLEETKRRRELQHRFNEEHGITPESIRKAISDVLSSVYEADYVTVPVVKEPGAAYGTEEEITAVIERLKKEMKAAAKDLEFEKAAELRDRIREMTGLMLAMGEMG from the coding sequence ATGAACCGTTTTCAGCTCACATCGGAATTCCAGCCCGCCGGCGACCAGCCCCAGGCCATCGAGGCGCTGGCGGAGGGCGTCCTCAAGGGCGATCCCCACCAGGTCCTCCTGGGGGTCACCGGCTCGGGGAAAACCTTTACCGTGGCCCAGGTCATACAGGCGGTCCAGCGGCCCGCCCTGATCATGGCCCACAACAAGACCCTGGCGGCCCAGCTCTACGGCGAGTTCAAGGCCCTCTTCCCGGAGAACGCCGTTCACTACTTCGTCAGCTACTACGACTACTACCAGCCCGAGGCCTATCTCCCCAGCACAGACACCTACATCGAGAAGGACTCGTCCATCAACGAGGAGATCGACAAGCTTCGCCACGCCGCCACCCACGCCCTCTTCGAGCGGAGCGACGTGATCATCGTGGCCAGCGTCTCCTGCATCTACGGCCTGGGCTCCCCCGAGTCCTACTCGGGGATGCAGGTGAACGTGGCGGAGGGCCTGGAGATCCCCCGGGACGACCTGCTGCGCCATCTCGTGGCGATCCAGTACGAGCGGAACGACATCGACTTCCACCGGGGAACCTTCCGGGTCCGGGGGGATACGGTGGAGATCTTCCCGGCCTACGAGGAGGACCGGGCCGTCCGGATCGAGTTCTTCGGCGACATGATCGAGGCCATCTCCTGGGTGGATCCCCTGCGGGGGAAGAAGCTCATGAAGGTGGACAAGATGGCCGTCTACCCCGGGAGCCACTATGTCACGACGCGGGACAACCTGGAGCGGGCCGTGAAGGACATCCGGGTCGAGCTGAAGGAGCGCCTGTCCTGGCTCAAGGAACAGGGCAAGCTCCTCGAGGCCCAGCGGCTGGAGCAGCGCACCCTCTTCGACCTGGAGATGATGGAGGAGATGGGCTACTGCCAGGGGATCGAGAACTACTCGCGGCACCTGACGGGCCGCAGGCCCGGGGAGCCGCCGCCCACCCTCGTGGAGTACCTCCCGAAGGACGCCCTCATCATCGTGGACGAGAGCCACGCCACCATCCCCCAGCTGAACGGCATGTACCGGGGGGACCGGTCCCGGAAAGAGACCCTGGTGAACCACGGGTTCCGCCTGCCCTCGGCGCTGGACAACCGGCCGCTCCGCTTCGACGAATACGAAGAATTCCCCCAGCAGCGCCTCTACATCTCCGCCACGCCCGCCGAGTACGAGATCAGGAAGGCCCGGGGGCGCGTCGTCGAGCAGATCATCCGCCCCACGGGACTCATGGACCCGGAGCTCGCCGTCAAGCCCGTGGCGGGCCAGGTGGACGACCTCCTGGCGGAGATCCGCGAGCGGACGGACCGGGGGGAGCGGGTCCTCGTGACGACCCTGACGAAGCGGATGGCGGAGCACCTGACCCGCTACTACGAGGAGCTGGGCGTCCGGGTCCGCTATCTCCACTCGGACATCCAGACACTCGAGCGGGTGGCCATCATCCGCGACCTCCGCCTCGGCGAGTTCGACGTCCTGGTGGGGGTGAATCTCCTCCGGGAGGGGCTCGACATCCCGGAGGTCTCCCTGGTGGCGATCCTGGACGCCGACAAGGAGGGATTCCTCCGCTCCGAGCGGTCCCTCATCCAGACCAGCGGCCGGGCCGCCCGGAACGTCGCCGGCCGGGTGATCCTCTACGCCGATCGGGAGACCCAGGCCATCCGGGCCTGCCTGGAGGAGACGAAGCGCCGCCGGGAGCTCCAGCACCGCTTCAACGAGGAGCACGGCATCACCCCCGAGAGCATCCGGAAGGCCATCTCCGATGTTCTCTCGTCGGTCTACGAGGCGGACTACGTCACCGTCCCCGTCGTGAAGGAGCCCGGAGCAGCGTACGGCACAGAGGAGGAGATCACCGCCGTCATCGAGCGGCTGAAGAAGGAGATGAAGGCCGCGGCGAAGGACCTGGAGTTCGAGAAGGCCGCGGAGTTGCGGGACCGCATCCGGGAGATGACCGGCCTGATGCTGGCCATGGGGGAAATGGGCTGA
- a CDS encoding P-II family nitrogen regulator encodes MLKKIEAIIREDKVCDVKEALAGIGIVGMNMFEVRGHGRQGGVQLVGRAGTYQVNVLPKIQVNIVLSDRNLEAALDAILTSAYTGEPGDGIIFVTPVEEVIRVRTRERGQDAMMYPGDIDTRKSGTPG; translated from the coding sequence ATGCTGAAGAAGATCGAGGCAATCATTCGCGAAGACAAGGTCTGCGACGTGAAGGAGGCCCTGGCGGGGATCGGCATCGTGGGGATGAACATGTTCGAGGTCCGGGGGCACGGGCGCCAGGGCGGTGTCCAACTGGTCGGCCGCGCCGGGACTTACCAGGTCAACGTACTGCCCAAGATCCAGGTCAACATCGTCCTGTCGGACCGCAACCTGGAGGCCGCTCTGGATGCCATCCTCACATCCGCCTACACCGGCGAGCCCGGCGACGGGATCATCTTCGTCACTCCCGTGGAGGAGGTCATCCGCGTCCGGACCCGCGAGCGGGGCCAGGACGCGATGATGTACCCCGGCGACATCGACACGCGGAAGTCCGGCACACCGGGGTGA
- a CDS encoding sensor domain-containing diguanylate cyclase: MAIARDKVKRLIKMADFLSASFNMEEACGVLAREMPRLFPAGVFYRHHAARDLLEAEVSWGMSPRESVFAPADCHGIRRNRPHLVAGAAKGLPCRHAETETDGRGSVCVPMTVYGEFLGLLHIRFDLPSAESRRAVDAAEQLAVLAAQQVRLALRNIQLREELSSLSTRDALTGLLNRRFLETTLERELKKAKRQGQPLGVVFMDVDHLGHINQTYGIEEGERIIRDLGAFVGGNVRDEDIACRWGADEFVLILPGSDLDTTRRRAENLRAMLKEQERVAGHQHMRRVTLSMGVASSPENGETAGDILQAVRLAVKRAKQEGRDRVCTPP, encoded by the coding sequence ATGGCCATCGCAAGGGATAAGGTGAAACGGCTGATCAAGATGGCGGATTTCCTCTCTGCCTCCTTCAACATGGAGGAGGCCTGTGGGGTTCTGGCCCGGGAAATGCCCCGGCTGTTTCCCGCGGGTGTCTTTTACCGGCATCATGCCGCACGGGACCTGCTGGAAGCCGAGGTATCCTGGGGGATGTCACCCCGGGAGAGCGTCTTCGCGCCCGCGGACTGCCACGGGATCCGGAGAAACCGGCCCCACCTGGTGGCGGGAGCGGCCAAGGGCCTGCCCTGCCGCCACGCCGAGACGGAGACCGACGGCAGGGGCTCCGTCTGCGTGCCCATGACGGTGTACGGCGAGTTTCTGGGCCTGCTCCACATCCGCTTCGACCTGCCCTCCGCGGAATCGCGGCGGGCCGTCGACGCGGCGGAACAACTGGCTGTCCTGGCGGCCCAGCAGGTCCGGCTTGCCCTGAGGAACATCCAGCTCAGGGAGGAGCTTAGCAGCCTCTCGACCCGGGACGCCCTGACGGGCCTCCTCAACCGGCGATTCCTGGAGACGACGCTGGAGCGGGAACTGAAGAAGGCAAAACGGCAGGGACAGCCCCTGGGCGTTGTGTTCATGGATGTCGATCACCTGGGGCACATCAACCAGACGTACGGCATCGAGGAGGGGGAGCGGATCATCCGCGACCTGGGCGCGTTCGTGGGAGGCAACGTACGGGACGAGGACATCGCCTGCCGCTGGGGGGCGGACGAATTCGTCCTGATTCTTCCGGGGAGCGATCTGGACACGACACGGAGAAGGGCGGAGAACCTGCGGGCGATGCTCAAGGAGCAGGAACGGGTGGCCGGGCATCAGCACATGCGGCGGGTGACCCTGTCCATGGGCGTGGCCTCCTCGCCGGAGAACGGGGAGACGGCGGGAGACATTCTCCAGGCTGTCCGCCTGGCGGTGAAGCGGGCCAAGCAGGAGGGACGGGACCGGGTCTGCACGCCCCCCTAA
- a CDS encoding metallophosphoesterase, whose translation MDRAMEIVYLSDVHDAFDRVRELLSRTSADVYIIAGDLIDRPFYTKEMSARYRKRQASFSALRHRLGDGEMNMEDFVSALLERTGVPDDVRRQAVEFREETVRGRRVMQQKYKILESILRIKTGARILCLPGNYDMDLQYTSLHERDLHRHWIQAGELRIAGYGGADIVTPGIPEQYAVKYLADRGASEMARFFGEARPDIVATHKPAHGVLDHLQSRGESGSTELRRYCEENRAILCLTGHLHDQWGFEEIEGTVYLNPSNFGEVHEPGGRISEGGFFYAIETGDRRLERIVLRKLTRQGVHDVVAFEPGGDGWNRTVLDRDRYGALLLGKSIDREGRGDSREPRTRLISLIARFFPGPGGTAGSGPLQGHVVETCGRIGASLGVSAGVDLVSGGDPGPAGSAPYLDLVVYLHRGEVPEGETGGGGESPWFEEALEALRPDLEAFPGAVVVDSIDLERVNRSIRAKDYECDALQRFAAYRSVGRLLAPVAVPAVEGRLDADRAFRGEIEGTGGTYMEIFLNIAAAVGTMKEFDSGLKELGIVAPEAYRRKIEGGLHGHRKG comes from the coding sequence ATGGATCGAGCCATGGAGATCGTCTATCTCTCCGATGTCCACGACGCCTTCGACCGGGTCAGGGAACTCCTGTCCCGAACCAGTGCCGACGTCTACATCATCGCCGGCGACCTCATCGACCGGCCCTTCTATACGAAGGAGATGTCCGCCCGCTACCGGAAAAGGCAAGCGTCCTTCTCCGCGCTCCGCCACCGGCTCGGAGACGGGGAGATGAACATGGAGGATTTCGTCTCCGCGCTCCTGGAGCGGACTGGCGTGCCCGACGACGTCCGGCGGCAGGCGGTGGAATTCCGGGAGGAGACCGTCCGGGGCCGCCGGGTCATGCAGCAGAAGTACAAGATCCTCGAGAGCATCCTGCGCATCAAGACGGGCGCCCGGATCCTCTGCCTGCCGGGGAACTACGACATGGACCTCCAGTACACCTCTCTCCATGAGCGGGACCTGCACCGGCACTGGATTCAGGCCGGGGAGTTGAGGATCGCCGGCTACGGGGGGGCCGACATCGTGACCCCCGGCATTCCCGAACAGTATGCGGTGAAATATCTGGCCGACCGGGGCGCCAGCGAGATGGCCCGGTTCTTCGGCGAGGCGCGGCCGGACATCGTGGCGACCCACAAGCCGGCCCACGGCGTCCTCGACCATCTCCAGTCGCGGGGAGAGAGCGGATCGACGGAGCTGCGGCGCTACTGCGAGGAGAACAGAGCGATCCTGTGCCTGACGGGCCACCTGCACGACCAGTGGGGATTCGAGGAGATCGAAGGGACGGTTTATCTCAACCCCTCCAACTTCGGAGAGGTCCATGAACCCGGCGGGAGGATCTCCGAAGGGGGGTTTTTCTACGCCATCGAAACCGGGGATCGCCGGTTGGAGCGGATCGTCCTTCGCAAGCTGACCCGGCAGGGAGTCCATGATGTCGTCGCCTTCGAGCCCGGCGGAGATGGATGGAACCGGACCGTGCTGGACCGCGACCGTTATGGAGCGCTCCTCTTGGGAAAATCCATCGACCGGGAGGGTCGGGGGGACAGCCGGGAACCGCGGACACGTCTGATCTCCCTCATCGCGCGGTTCTTTCCCGGTCCCGGCGGGACGGCCGGTTCGGGACCCCTGCAGGGGCATGTCGTCGAGACCTGCGGACGGATCGGGGCAAGCCTTGGCGTGAGCGCGGGGGTGGACCTCGTGAGCGGCGGAGATCCCGGTCCCGCTGGTTCGGCGCCATATCTGGATCTGGTCGTCTATCTCCACCGCGGTGAGGTTCCGGAAGGAGAGACCGGCGGGGGTGGGGAGAGCCCCTGGTTCGAAGAGGCGCTGGAGGCGCTCCGGCCGGACCTGGAGGCCTTTCCCGGCGCCGTCGTCGTCGACAGTATCGACCTGGAGCGGGTGAATCGAAGCATCCGCGCAAAGGACTACGAATGCGACGCGCTGCAGCGGTTCGCCGCCTACCGGTCAGTAGGACGCCTGCTCGCACCCGTCGCCGTACCCGCCGTGGAGGGACGCCTCGATGCGGATCGGGCATTCCGCGGGGAGATCGAGGGGACCGGCGGCACCTACATGGAGATCTTTCTCAATATCGCCGCTGCGGTCGGGACCATGAAAGAATTCGATTCCGGCCTCAAGGAGCTGGGAATCGTCGCACCCGAGGCCTATCGAAGAAAAATCGAAGGAGGGCTCCATGGCCATCGCAAGGGATAA
- a CDS encoding class I SAM-dependent methyltransferase: MNLKTIIDRTIPPLSWAEGENIPWNDPDFSRRMLAEHLSQEHNLASRRFDIIDRQVGWIHSVLLGGRETRILELACGPGLYTSRLARLGHACVGIDYAPEPIRYARDTAVREGLDCRYRLEDVRTADYGGGYGLVMMIFGQLNVFRRSDARRILEKALSALAPDGLLLLEPQRFDTVMKQGQAGSSWYACGEGGGLFSDRPHLCLTESFWNADGLAATQRFFIVDAETGAVTRHAMTSEAYTEEQFRDVLVRTGFEDVRFYPSLTGVEVEEESQSANLAIAARKGRG, encoded by the coding sequence ATGAACCTCAAAACGATCATCGATCGAACGATTCCTCCCCTTTCCTGGGCCGAGGGAGAGAACATCCCCTGGAACGACCCGGATTTCAGCCGGCGCATGCTGGCGGAGCATCTCTCCCAGGAGCACAACCTGGCCAGCCGCCGTTTCGACATCATCGACCGGCAGGTCGGCTGGATCCACAGCGTGCTGCTGGGCGGCAGGGAAACGCGGATCCTGGAGCTGGCCTGCGGGCCCGGGCTGTACACGAGCCGCCTGGCAAGGCTGGGGCATGCATGCGTCGGCATCGACTACGCCCCCGAGCCGATCCGCTATGCCCGGGACACTGCGGTGCGGGAGGGCCTGGATTGCCGCTACCGGCTGGAGGACGTGCGGACAGCGGATTACGGCGGCGGGTACGGCCTGGTCATGATGATCTTCGGCCAGCTCAACGTCTTCCGGAGAAGCGACGCGCGCCGGATCCTCGAAAAGGCCCTCTCGGCCCTTGCCCCGGACGGCTTGCTGCTGCTTGAACCGCAGAGGTTCGACACAGTCATGAAACAGGGCCAGGCGGGAAGCTCCTGGTACGCCTGCGGCGAAGGCGGCGGCCTGTTCTCGGACCGCCCGCATCTCTGCCTGACCGAAAGCTTCTGGAACGCCGACGGGCTGGCGGCAACGCAGCGCTTTTTCATCGTGGACGCCGAAACGGGAGCAGTGACCCGCCATGCGATGACCAGTGAAGCCTATACGGAGGAACAGTTCCGGGATGTGCTCGTCCGGACGGGATTCGAAGACGTCCGGTTTTACCCTTCCCTCACGGGCGTCGAGGTCGAAGAGGAAAGCCAGTCCGCCAATCTGGCCATTGCCGCTCGAAAAGGCCGGGGGTAA
- a CDS encoding AMP-binding protein: protein MEPYFDERETLSREERLRIQVDALSRMMENAGRRSPVLRRQFEDLKISPSGIKTAADFERLPVVSRERLVEMELKDPPFAGLENPDAPIDRIFISPGPVYEPHLGEEDVLWARAYKAAGLGKGDVVLNAFSYHMVAAGLTFHGGLRKVGATVIPSGASSAQAQVQLIRDLGATAYTGTPSFLMAIIEKAKEMEYDFRKDFRVRKACFAAEPLFPAMRARFETEFGIDTYQMYGATEVGDVAYECREKKGWHLCEEVYVEIVDPATGKAVPPGTPGEIVVTRFNDVFYLFRFGTGDLSRIVEEPCPCGRTSCRLAGILGRVGDAVKVRGLFVAPSQLQQVGAKFPEIRKFQVVVGRSGDKDRLDVRIDPLEAPGDPSSLEQAFEKVFREICTVRIDRIEFLKPGTLTDEDKRIVDEREWK from the coding sequence ATGGAACCCTATTTCGACGAGCGGGAAACCTTGAGCCGGGAGGAACGGCTCCGCATTCAGGTGGATGCGCTTTCCCGGATGATGGAGAATGCCGGCCGACGGTCGCCGGTCCTGCGGAGACAGTTCGAAGACCTGAAGATCAGCCCTTCCGGGATCAAAACGGCTGCGGATTTCGAGCGACTGCCGGTGGTCTCGCGGGAACGGCTCGTGGAGATGGAGCTGAAAGACCCGCCGTTTGCGGGCCTGGAAAACCCCGACGCACCCATCGACCGGATCTTCATTTCCCCCGGTCCCGTCTACGAGCCCCACCTTGGCGAGGAGGATGTCCTCTGGGCCCGGGCTTACAAGGCCGCCGGCCTCGGGAAGGGAGACGTGGTCCTGAACGCCTTCTCCTACCACATGGTCGCCGCGGGGCTGACGTTCCACGGGGGGCTGCGCAAGGTCGGCGCGACGGTCATCCCGTCGGGGGCCTCGAGCGCCCAGGCCCAGGTGCAACTGATCCGCGACCTCGGCGCAACGGCCTACACGGGGACGCCGAGCTTCCTGATGGCGATCATCGAGAAGGCAAAGGAGATGGAGTACGATTTCCGGAAGGACTTCCGGGTCCGGAAAGCCTGCTTCGCCGCTGAGCCCCTCTTCCCGGCCATGCGTGCACGCTTCGAGACGGAGTTCGGCATCGACACCTACCAGATGTACGGTGCGACGGAGGTGGGGGACGTCGCCTACGAGTGCCGGGAGAAGAAGGGCTGGCACCTCTGTGAGGAGGTTTACGTCGAGATCGTCGACCCCGCGACGGGGAAGGCCGTTCCTCCGGGGACCCCGGGAGAGATCGTCGTGACGCGGTTCAACGACGTGTTCTACCTGTTCCGCTTCGGCACGGGCGACCTCTCCCGGATTGTCGAGGAGCCCTGCCCCTGCGGCCGGACATCCTGCCGCCTCGCCGGGATCCTGGGCCGGGTGGGGGACGCCGTGAAGGTCCGGGGGCTCTTCGTCGCCCCGAGCCAGCTTCAGCAGGTGGGTGCAAAATTCCCGGAGATCCGAAAGTTCCAGGTCGTCGTCGGCCGCAGCGGCGACAAGGATAGACTGGACGTCCGTATCGACCCGCTGGAGGCGCCGGGCGACCCCTCTTCCCTGGAGCAGGCGTTCGAAAAGGTTTTCCGCGAGATCTGCACCGTCCGGATCGACCGGATCGAGTTCCTGAAGCCGGGGACGCTCACGGACGAGGACAAGCGGATCGTCGACGAGCGGGAGTGGAAGTAG
- a CDS encoding ammonium transporter, which translates to MNTPINAGDTAWILVCCSLVLLMTPALAFFYGGMVRRKNVLSTLTLSYVFMALIGVQWVLFGYSLAFGSSINGLIGGLNFLGFEGVGAAPNPDYSKTIPHSLFAAFQMMFAVITPALITGAFVERVKFKGFLLFSFLWATLVYDPLCHWVWGQGGWLKSMGVLDFAGGTVVHIAAGFSALAFALVIGPRRGFGKSPMEPNNIPLTVLGAGLLWVGWFGFNAGSALAANGTAVNALLTTNTSAASAGLVWMLLSWLDGRPSTLGIATGMVVGLAAVTPASGFITPLAAMVVGAVAAPLSYYAMRFRDRRKLDESLDVWACHGIASTWGMIAAGLFATTAVNGDGANGLFFGNPGQVGIQIVAILVTIAFSFGMTYVLAKLLHWSMGLRVSPMEEEVGLDISSHGERSYS; encoded by the coding sequence ATGAACACCCCCATCAATGCGGGCGACACTGCCTGGATCCTCGTGTGCTGTTCCCTGGTCCTCCTGATGACCCCGGCCCTGGCATTCTTTTACGGAGGGATGGTCCGGAGGAAAAACGTCCTCTCCACCCTGACCTTGAGCTATGTCTTCATGGCCCTGATCGGTGTCCAGTGGGTCCTCTTCGGCTACTCGCTCGCCTTCGGTTCGTCCATCAACGGGCTGATCGGAGGGCTCAACTTCCTGGGCTTCGAAGGGGTCGGCGCGGCCCCCAATCCGGACTACAGCAAAACCATCCCCCATAGCCTCTTCGCCGCCTTTCAAATGATGTTCGCGGTCATCACGCCGGCCCTCATCACCGGCGCCTTTGTCGAGCGGGTCAAGTTCAAGGGCTTTCTTCTCTTCAGCTTCCTCTGGGCGACCCTCGTCTACGATCCCCTTTGCCACTGGGTCTGGGGCCAGGGCGGCTGGCTGAAGAGCATGGGCGTCCTGGATTTCGCCGGCGGCACCGTGGTCCACATCGCCGCCGGGTTCTCGGCCCTGGCCTTCGCGCTGGTAATCGGCCCCCGGCGCGGGTTCGGAAAGTCCCCCATGGAGCCCAACAACATTCCCCTGACCGTTCTGGGAGCGGGGCTTCTCTGGGTGGGATGGTTCGGCTTCAACGCCGGCAGCGCCCTCGCCGCCAATGGAACGGCCGTGAATGCCCTGCTGACGACGAACACCTCGGCGGCGTCAGCCGGACTGGTGTGGATGCTGCTCTCCTGGCTGGACGGGCGGCCCAGCACCCTCGGCATCGCCACGGGCATGGTCGTGGGCCTCGCGGCGGTGACGCCCGCCTCGGGCTTCATCACCCCCCTGGCCGCCATGGTCGTCGGCGCCGTCGCGGCCCCCCTGTCCTATTACGCCATGCGCTTCCGGGACCGCCGCAAGCTCGACGAGTCCCTCGATGTCTGGGCCTGCCACGGCATCGCCAGCACCTGGGGCATGATCGCCGCGGGCCTGTTCGCCACGACGGCCGTCAACGGCGACGGCGCCAACGGCCTTTTCTTCGGCAACCCCGGTCAGGTCGGCATCCAGATCGTTGCGATCCTCGTCACCATCGCTTTCTCCTTCGGGATGACCTACGTGCTGGCCAAGCTCCTCCACTGGAGCATGGGGCTCCGCGTCTCCCCCATGGAGGAGGAAGTGGGGCTGGACATCAGCTCCCATGGAGAGAGGTCCTACTCGTAG
- a CDS encoding GNAT family N-acetyltransferase, with amino-acid sequence MNPSSIARLTVPADMRFLETIRGFVRELASAAGLSQREILGLELAAEEASVNAVEHAYPDGRPGDIFLKAEIGRTELVLSIRDEGLPFDPDLEPAGVSGTAADEFSAQGLGLRIIRHEVDEARFENLGRRGKALRLVKRLAAAAEPEPEHLPPRIEPAPPQPYEIRSMKPEEAIQVARIFWLAYGYSYKNENFYRPEGLLHLVGSGRLVSTVAVTEIGEVVGHVGILRPTPAPMAEAALLVINPAHRGRGLMDALSRANEARALEMGLLGMSIDPVTSHAISQRDVMRLGGRPCGLDLAASPPRLFKALDPEAASPQRESCLHCFRYFDAPPPVKAYVPPRHREIISRIYDGLAQPCTFGDPAPAAAPGEYRIDFDKAVLKGIIRVARADDRQWPELLRAADDLAEYAGAEVVNLDLPIAQPAAALLCKRAEEAGFFFSGIRPREASDGDSLRLQRLHCPFDPDRLQFFDEFGRLLFDYVKAGMGEAGRQSTGSGG; translated from the coding sequence GTGAACCCTTCTTCCATCGCGCGCCTTACCGTGCCGGCGGACATGCGCTTCCTGGAGACGATCCGGGGCTTTGTGCGGGAACTGGCCTCGGCCGCCGGACTCTCCCAACGGGAGATTCTGGGCCTGGAACTGGCCGCCGAAGAGGCCTCCGTCAATGCCGTCGAGCACGCCTATCCGGACGGCCGGCCGGGAGACATTTTCCTGAAGGCGGAGATCGGTCGGACGGAGCTGGTTCTGTCCATCCGGGACGAGGGGCTGCCCTTCGACCCGGATCTGGAGCCGGCCGGTGTTTCCGGGACGGCCGCCGACGAGTTTTCGGCCCAGGGCCTGGGGCTGCGGATCATCCGTCACGAAGTCGACGAGGCCCGCTTCGAGAACCTCGGCCGCCGGGGGAAGGCCCTGCGTCTCGTCAAGCGGCTTGCCGCAGCCGCGGAACCGGAGCCGGAGCATCTGCCGCCGAGGATCGAGCCGGCCCCCCCGCAGCCGTACGAGATCCGATCCATGAAACCAGAGGAGGCCATCCAGGTGGCCCGGATCTTCTGGCTGGCTTACGGCTATTCGTACAAAAACGAAAATTTTTACCGCCCGGAAGGACTTCTCCACCTGGTGGGAAGCGGCCGTCTGGTCAGCACCGTCGCCGTGACTGAAATTGGCGAGGTCGTGGGGCACGTCGGCATCCTGCGGCCGACACCGGCGCCCATGGCCGAGGCGGCCCTGCTGGTGATCAACCCGGCCCACCGGGGCCGTGGGCTGATGGATGCGCTCTCCAGGGCCAACGAGGCCAGGGCCCTGGAGATGGGGCTGCTCGGCATGTCCATCGATCCCGTCACCAGCCATGCCATCAGCCAGCGGGACGTGATGCGGCTGGGGGGGCGTCCCTGCGGCCTGGACCTGGCCGCCAGTCCCCCCCGGCTGTTCAAGGCCCTCGACCCCGAAGCGGCATCGCCACAGCGGGAGTCCTGTCTCCACTGCTTCCGCTATTTCGACGCCCCTCCGCCGGTGAAGGCCTATGTCCCGCCCCGCCACCGGGAGATTATCTCCCGCATCTACGATGGCCTTGCCCAGCCCTGCACCTTCGGCGATCCGGCCCCGGCCGCCGCGCCGGGGGAGTACCGGATCGACTTCGATAAGGCCGTGCTCAAGGGGATCATCCGGGTGGCGCGGGCCGACGACCGCCAGTGGCCGGAGCTTCTCCGGGCTGCGGACGACCTGGCGGAGTATGCCGGAGCGGAGGTGGTGAACCTCGATCTCCCCATTGCGCAGCCGGCGGCGGCTCTTCTCTGCAAGCGGGCGGAGGAGGCGGGATTCTTTTTCTCGGGGATCCGGCCCCGGGAGGCCTCGGACGGCGACAGCCTCCGGCTCCAGCGGCTCCACTGCCCCTTTGATCCGGACCGTCTGCAGTTCTTCGACGAGTTCGGCAGGCTGCTCTTCGATTACGTGAAGGCGGGAATGGGGGAAGCAGGGAGGCAATCGACCGGGTCAGGCGGGTAG